The region ATTAAGACTCGCTTTCGCTACGCCTCGGGCTCAACACCCTAAGCTTGCATGTAACTGTAAGTCCCCGGCTCATTCTTCAATAGGCATGCCGTCATCCCGATTGCTCGGGACTCCGACTGCTTGTAGGCACACAGTTTCACGTTCTATTTCACTCACATTCCTGGGTTCTTTTCACCTTTCTCTCACGGTACTTGTTCACTATCGGTCACTACAGAGTATTTAGCCTTAGGAGATGGTCCTCCCGGATTCCTACAGGATTCCTCGTGTCCCGCAGTACTTGGGATACCGCTAGAGCCATTTAATCTTTCGCTTACAGGGCTATCACCTTCTATGGCGACTCTTTCCAGAGTACTTTAGCTAGACTATCCGGTCTCACGTCGCGGTCCCGCTACCCCTTGAAGATAAATCAACAAGGTTTGGGCTGTTTCGGTTTCGCTCGCCACTACTCCCGAAATCGTTATTACTTTCTCTTCCTCCGCTTACTTAGATGTTTCAGTTCAGCGGGTTGTCGTTAGGCACGACCGGGCTTTACCCGGCCAGGTTTCCCCATTCGGAGATCCCCGGATCAAAGCTATTTTGACAGCTCCCCGAGGCTTATCGCAGCCAATCACGTCCTTCATCGACTTGTAGTGCCAAGGTATCCACTATGTGCCGCAGTAACTTAAATTCTCTCTTTCTCGATGCGGGAATTTATTCCTGCTTCAACCTTAACATACTTATACAAAACCCTATTCAATTATCAAGTTACTTGCCTTGGCTCCAAGTTTTTCCACTGAAGTGAAAAACAGGTCCCTTTCGAGGAACCTGGAGGGCCATGAAAAAAACGCACCGTAGTGCGTTTCTCACGCTCGGTCTATTAAATTTAAACGCTAAAAAATTAGGTAATAAATCTATTCACAGACGAGGTTGTAATTATAACTTGGTTTGCCGTTTGTTGTCAAGGGGATTTTTGGCAATTTTCGGCCTAATTCCCGATCAGCCGACAACCTTCGGAATTCCCTTACAAACCGGGCATTTCCGGTCACGAGCCACATTGACCTTGCGCCAGGAACGCTCAAGGGGAGAAAGCACCATTAACTCTCCACTCCCTGTTTCTCCAATCCCCAGTACCTGCTTGATCGCTTCTGCCGCTTGCCAGGTCCCAACCAGTCCCGGAAGAAAACCGATTACCCCATTCTCCCGACAGGCAGGGACTTCTCCCGGCGGCGGCTCTTCATTAAATAAGCATCTAAAGCAAGCCCCCTCTCCCGGCCGGATTATCATCAACTGCCCTTCAAACTGATATACAGCCCCATAGATCAAGGTTTTTGCCTGTTTGACGCATACATCATTTAATATATAGCGGGTGGCGAAGTTATCGCTTCCGTCGATTATGATCTGATAATCTTTGACGATCCGGTCGGCGTTGTCGGCCGTCAGGCGCGATGAAAAAGCGAGGATCTCGCAATCGGGGTTCAACGCTTTGATATGATGAGCCGCGACTTGCGCTTTTAATTTACCGACATCTTCGGTGGCGTAAAGTGTTTGCCTATTAAGATTGGAAAGTTCTATAAAATCACTATCAACGATCCCAATGTGCCCTACTCCGGCAGCAGCTAAATATAATAAAGCGGGAGACCCAAGCCCTCCGGCGCCGACGACCAGAACTCGACCCTGGCGGAGTTTTTCTTGTCCAGCTTCCCCAATCTCTTGCAAGATCAGTTGGCGGCTATAGCGCCCTTCATTTTCGCAACTACCAGACATAAAGCTCTCCCAGGGTCCAGAGGCCAAATATAATAAATATAACGGCTCCGACCAGCTTCACGGTTTTTTGGGGGACAAGGTCTTTGGTCCATTTACCGGCCAGGGCGCCAAGAGTATTGACCGCGATCATAGCCAGCGTCGCTCCTACCCATACTTGCAAAGGAGCCCCGTATTGGGCGGTCAAAGCAAGGGTAGCGAGCTGGGTTTTATCGCCAAGTTCCGCGAGAATAAAAGCAGTAAAAACTAACCAGAACGGTGACGCATTTGCTTGCTCCTTTGC is a window of Candidatus Margulisiibacteriota bacterium DNA encoding:
- a CDS encoding HesA/MoeB/ThiF family protein codes for the protein MSGSCENEGRYSRQLILQEIGEAGQEKLRQGRVLVVGAGGLGSPALLYLAAAGVGHIGIVDSDFIELSNLNRQTLYATEDVGKLKAQVAAHHIKALNPDCEILAFSSRLTADNADRIVKDYQIIIDGSDNFATRYILNDVCVKQAKTLIYGAVYQFEGQLMIIRPGEGACFRCLFNEEPPPGEVPACRENGVIGFLPGLVGTWQAAEAIKQVLGIGETGSGELMVLSPLERSWRKVNVARDRKCPVCKGIPKVVG
- a CDS encoding TMEM165/GDT1 family protein; the encoded protein is MIAVAELGDKTQLLTFGLATKYSARVVIAAVACASALLMALAVIFGGLLNRFVPIIYIQTIAGILFIAFGFWTLLEKEAKAEAKEQANASPFWLVFTAFILAELGDKTQLATLALTAQYGAPLQVWVGATLAMIAVNTLGALAGKWTKDLVPQKTVKLVGAVIFIIFGLWTLGELYVW